The Proteiniborus ethanoligenes genomic interval GTGATTTTAGTCCTACATATTAATTCTCCTGCTCATTAAAATATCTAATTACACCAATATAAATAGCCCAAGCGATTTTCTCCTGGTATTTAGAGTCCATCAGGAGTCTTTCTTCCATGGGATTTGAAAGAAACCCACATTCTATTAATACAGCTGGAGCTTCTGCTTCCCTAATCAAATATATATTATCTCTTGACTGTGGTACTCTTTTATTATCTTTATCTAATATATTTCTTAGATCTTCTTGTATAATAAAGGCTAGTCTTTTACTTTCTTCACACCCTTTTTTGTAAAATGCCTGCGCACCATAATATTTAGATTCAGGAAAGCTATTTAGATGAATAGATAATAACACATCAGGCATATTATCATTAACTTCTATACCTCTATTTCTTAAATCTTCATTCTTTTTCTCCCTTAAGGTCTTTGACCCCTCTGTGTATAATCCTTCTCCATCGTTTCTTGTAAGTATAGCTATGCCTCCATTTTCTTCTATT includes:
- the cwlD gene encoding N-acetylmuramoyl-L-alanine amidase CwlD, translated to MKLLIIRKRILLVFPLLIIGLAFIFTNKDNSVPTMYLPVTDKVIAIDAGHGGVDPGAVGKQGGREDEINLKIALKLRSLIEENGGIAILTRNDGEGLYTEGSKTLREKKNEDLRNRGIEVNDNMPDVLLSIHLNSFPESKYYGAQAFYKKGCEESKRLAFIIQEDLRNILDKDNKRVPQSRDNIYLIREAEAPAVLIECGFLSNPMEERLLMDSKYQEKIAWAIYIGVIRYFNEQEN